GCGCTGGCGGCGGGCCGGACCCATCGAGCGGATTTCGCCGAAACGGTGAAAGAACTCGGCCACCGGGATCTTCCCGCCCTTGGCGCGCAGCGCGGCCACGGCCTGGCGCAAGGGCGGAGGCAGCGCGCGGTAGACCTCCGCAATCCGCTCCGGATTGAGAACGGCGACGATCAATTCCGAAACCGGATCCCGGGACGATGCGGGGTATTCCACGCCCCAGGCCTGCGCCACCACCCGCCAGTGATCCGCGCTTTCATCCTGCAGGGCGTGCAGCAGAGTCAGCATCGTCAGACGGCCACCCGCAGGGCTTGCGGCACGACGTTCACTTCCACGCTTCGGACGTCGGCTTCGTAGGGGGCGAACATTTCGCCGTCGGCCTGGATCGGAAGCGCGCGATCGGCCCGCAGACGCAGAGACCGGAAGCGTCCCAGCCGCACGCACGGGAAACGGCCGTGGGTGCCGCGCATGACTTCCGGCAGCAAGCGCAGCATCCCCAGGCGGGAGATGGAGTCGATCCGCAAGTAATCCAACCAGCCGTCGTTCATTTCGGCGCCCGGCGCGAAGCGAAATCCCCCGCCCTCGCGCGCCCCGTTGCCAATGGTCAGCATCAGGTACTTCCCGGCCGTTCTTTCCCCGTCCATCTCGATTTCCATCCGCGGCCGTTCGAATCGTAGCACGATCGTTTTAAGGATGGCCGCGAGATACATCCAGAATCCGCGCAGCCAGGGAATGGTGCGGGATTGGAGGTTAATTGCCGCGTCGAAGCCGATCCCGAGGACATTGCACCAGTATTCGATCCGGCCGGCCGCATCCCGGACTTGGCCGAGGTCGACCGGTTTGAACTCTCCGCCCTTGCAGATGCGGTGCACGGCGGCGGCCGGCTCCGGTGGTACGCCGACGCCGGCGGCAAAATCATTGCCCGATCCCAGCGGGACAACTCCCAAATTCGGCCGCCGTTCCGGTTCGACTTGCATCAGCCCGTTGATCACTTCATGAACGGTTCCGTCGCCGCCCAGGGCCGCCACCGTCGAATATCCCCGGCGGGCGGCTTCGGCGGCGAGATCGCAGGCATGGCCGGGATAATCGGTCCCGATCCAGTCGGCGCCGCCCCATTCGTCGGACAGATGGCGCAGGTCACCCGCGATCTGATAGGACCTTCCGCGGTTCGCCTCCGGATTGTAAATCATGCGGATCTCATGCATAGGTTTTTCCTGGAAGATGCGGCGAACTCTCCGGCTGAATTATATAGGAAACGGAGCCACTGCTCAGCCGGCGACCGTCATGCCGGCCTCAAACACCCCCG
This portion of the Anaerolineales bacterium genome encodes:
- a CDS encoding diacylglycerol kinase family lipid kinase, whose amino-acid sequence is MHEIRMIYNPEANRGRSYQIAGDLRHLSDEWGGADWIGTDYPGHACDLAAEAARRGYSTVAALGGDGTVHEVINGLMQVEPERRPNLGVVPLGSGNDFAAGVGVPPEPAAAVHRICKGGEFKPVDLGQVRDAAGRIEYWCNVLGIGFDAAINLQSRTIPWLRGFWMYLAAILKTIVLRFERPRMEIEMDGERTAGKYLMLTIGNGAREGGGFRFAPGAEMNDGWLDYLRIDSISRLGMLRLLPEVMRGTHGRFPCVRLGRFRSLRLRADRALPIQADGEMFAPYEADVRSVEVNVVPQALRVAV